One part of the Pseudomonas leptonychotis genome encodes these proteins:
- a CDS encoding thiol-disulfide oxidoreductase DCC family protein, translating into MTDQVPPPSIQNGERVVLFDGVCKLCNGWAKFLIRHDPQQKFRLASVQSAEGQALLRWFALPTDRFDTMGYVEAGTLYVRSDAVLRIVAQLPGIWRFMAWLRVIPLPVRDWCYDRIALNRYRLFGRYDSCLLPNADHKRRFLHD; encoded by the coding sequence ATGACCGACCAAGTGCCTCCACCCTCCATCCAGAACGGCGAACGGGTGGTGCTGTTCGACGGCGTGTGCAAGCTGTGTAACGGCTGGGCGAAGTTTCTGATTCGCCATGACCCGCAGCAGAAATTTCGCCTGGCATCGGTGCAGTCCGCCGAAGGTCAAGCATTGCTGCGCTGGTTTGCGCTGCCCACTGATCGATTTGACACCATGGGTTATGTCGAAGCTGGCACGTTGTATGTGCGTTCGGATGCGGTGCTGCGTATCGTCGCTCAACTGCCTGGGATATGGCGGTTTATGGCGTGGCTGCGGGTTATCCCCCTGCCTGTGCGCGACTGGTGTTATGACCGCATTGCGCTGAATCGTTATCGGTTGTTCGGTCGTTATGACAGCTGTCTGTTACCGAACGCCGATCATAAAAGACGCTTTTTACATGACTGA
- a CDS encoding DUF1287 domain-containing protein, producing the protein MRLFTVLMLLVLALPAVAEPIQVQRLVQDARSQVGVTLGYDPAYRRLSYPLGDVPLSTGVCTDVVIRALRQQGLDLQQAVHEDMRANFSAYPKSWGLKRPDRNIDHRRVPNLMAWFKRQGWSQQLSQDASSYRAGDIVTWDLGGGLTHIGIVSDRQASSGAPLVLHNIGRGTQEEDILFAFKITGHYRIPVV; encoded by the coding sequence ATGAGGCTGTTTACGGTACTTATGTTGCTGGTGCTGGCCCTGCCGGCAGTGGCCGAACCGATCCAAGTGCAGCGATTGGTGCAGGATGCACGCAGTCAGGTTGGCGTGACCCTGGGTTACGACCCGGCTTATCGCCGCTTGAGCTACCCGCTTGGCGATGTGCCGCTCAGTACCGGCGTCTGCACCGATGTGGTGATTCGCGCGCTGCGCCAGCAGGGTCTGGATTTGCAACAGGCGGTGCATGAAGACATGCGCGCCAATTTCTCCGCTTACCCGAAGAGCTGGGGCCTCAAGCGGCCAGATCGCAATATCGATCATCGCCGTGTGCCCAACTTAATGGCTTGGTTCAAGCGTCAGGGTTGGAGTCAGCAGCTTAGTCAGGACGCATCAAGCTACCGCGCCGGTGATATCGTCACTTGGGATCTGGGCGGCGGTCTCACTCACATTGGTATCGTCAGTGATCGCCAAGCAAGCAGCGGGGCGCCGCTGGTGCTGCACAATATTGGCCGCGGTACTCAGGAAGAAGACATCCTGTTTGCCTTCAAAATCACCGGTCACTACCGCATTCCAGTTGTTTAA
- a CDS encoding GFA family protein: MHQGSCLCGAVRYQVTGELEPIQICHCSQCRKAQGSAFVTNIPVQESAFALLSGAEQLKVYESSPGKQRVFCAGCGSPIYSRTSKLPGVLRIRAGSLEGELEARPGWHAFTASRANWWEIHDDLPQYPALKP; the protein is encoded by the coding sequence ATGCATCAGGGAAGTTGCCTCTGTGGGGCGGTGCGTTATCAGGTTACAGGTGAGCTGGAGCCGATTCAGATCTGTCACTGTAGCCAGTGTCGTAAGGCCCAGGGCTCTGCGTTCGTGACCAATATTCCAGTGCAGGAATCTGCTTTTGCGCTGCTCAGTGGTGCCGAACAGCTCAAGGTTTACGAGTCCTCACCCGGCAAACAACGGGTGTTCTGCGCCGGCTGCGGCTCTCCGATCTACAGCCGCACTAGCAAGCTGCCCGGGGTATTGCGCATTCGTGCCGGCAGCTTGGAAGGTGAGCTGGAAGCCCGCCCTGGCTGGCATGCGTTTACCGCTTCGCGGGCCAATTGGTGGGAGATACACGACGACCTGCCACAGTATCCGGCGCTCAAACCATGA
- a CDS encoding ATP-NAD kinase family protein yields MGRLHIGLIINPLAGLGGPAGFKGSDGMAEQALAMGVTAKASVRTQIALEQLLALRERVEFVTFPGAMGADLLAEMGFAHRVVGALPAGVSSAADTHKAVELLQDAGVALILFAGGDGTARDICAAVREGQPVLGIPAGVKIQSGVYAISPRAAGELTARLVEGGLVRLSSGEVRDIDESALREGRVTARWYGELTVPQEGGYVQQVKQGGVESEELVLGDLADWLQDSWEADVRYVFGPGSTMHGLAQNLGLSTTLLGVDVIENGQVLASDVTEAQLYELVTGYPARLLVTAIGGQGHIIGRGNQQISPRVLRAIGLEHLRVVATKRKLGTLEGRPLLVDSGDVQLDDAFPDVVRVWAGYKEELLYPIGH; encoded by the coding sequence ATGGGACGTTTGCATATTGGCCTGATTATTAACCCGCTGGCGGGTCTGGGCGGGCCGGCGGGATTCAAAGGTAGCGACGGTATGGCTGAGCAGGCCTTGGCCATGGGCGTTACGGCTAAAGCGTCCGTGCGCACGCAAATTGCCCTTGAACAGTTATTGGCGCTGCGCGAGCGTGTGGAATTTGTCACCTTTCCCGGCGCCATGGGCGCCGACCTGCTGGCCGAAATGGGTTTCGCTCACCGCGTAGTGGGTGCATTGCCGGCAGGCGTAAGCAGCGCCGCCGATACCCATAAGGCGGTTGAATTGCTGCAAGACGCCGGCGTCGCACTGATTCTATTTGCTGGCGGCGATGGCACGGCGCGGGATATTTGCGCCGCCGTGCGCGAAGGCCAACCGGTGCTGGGGATTCCGGCTGGGGTGAAGATTCAATCCGGGGTGTATGCCATCAGCCCACGCGCCGCCGGTGAACTGACCGCGCGCTTGGTCGAAGGTGGCCTGGTGCGCCTGAGCAGCGGCGAGGTGCGCGATATTGATGAAAGCGCCCTGCGTGAAGGCCGGGTTACGGCGCGTTGGTATGGTGAGCTGACAGTGCCGCAGGAAGGCGGCTATGTGCAGCAGGTCAAGCAGGGCGGCGTTGAGTCCGAAGAGCTGGTGCTGGGCGACTTGGCTGATTGGCTGCAGGACAGTTGGGAGGCCGATGTGCGTTACGTCTTCGGCCCTGGCTCGACTATGCATGGTCTGGCGCAAAATCTTGGGTTGTCGACCACCTTGCTCGGCGTTGATGTGATCGAGAACGGCCAGGTGCTCGCCAGTGATGTAACAGAAGCGCAGCTGTATGAATTGGTGACTGGCTATCCGGCGAGGCTGCTGGTAACTGCCATTGGCGGGCAGGGGCACATTATCGGTCGTGGTAATCAGCAGATCAGCCCGCGGGTGCTGCGCGCCATTGGCCTTGAGCATCTGCGTGTGGTCGCTACTAAGCGCAAGCTCGGCACGCTGGAAGGTCGTCCGCTGCTGGTGGATAGCGGTGATGTGCAGTTGGATGACGCCTTCCCTGATGTGGTGCGGGTATGGGCCGGTTATAAGGAAGAATTGTTGTATCCCATTGGTCATTGA
- a CDS encoding PA1571 family protein, producing the protein MRRHAMQNQQPNEKKQPQLPVGGFVIDAQGREIPITEAMIQQACTSLERAQQQAAKNK; encoded by the coding sequence ATGAGGAGACACGCCATGCAAAACCAACAGCCTAATGAGAAAAAGCAGCCACAACTGCCCGTGGGTGGCTTTGTTATCGACGCTCAGGGACGTGAAATCCCGATCACCGAAGCCATGATCCAACAGGCCTGCACATCGCTTGAGCGCGCTCAGCAACAAGCAGCCAAGAACAAATAA
- the pdxB gene encoding 4-phosphoerythronate dehydrogenase PdxB — protein MRIVADENIPLLDEFFAGFGQIRRLPGRGIDAAAVADADLLLVRSVTQVDRALLHGSKIKFVGTCTIGTDHLDLDYFQQTGITWASAPGCNARGVVDYVLGSLLVLAEQQGVDLASRTYGVVGAGQVGSRLIKVMRGLGWRVLVCDPPRQAAEGGDFVSLQQVLDECDVISLHTPLERLGEHVTHHLFDAERLAALKPGSWLINASRGAVVDNAALRELLPRRNDLQVVLDVWEGEPQVDVVLAGLCRIATPHIAGYSLDGKLRGTAQIYQALCQHLGVSPSTELAQLMPAPWLSEISLDAGAAVDWALASICRAVYDPRRDDVDLRRSLQGDSTLRRAAFDGLRKHYPMRREIDGLAVGIKGHAPALVRLVQALGAKLKE, from the coding sequence ATGCGAATAGTCGCGGACGAAAACATTCCCCTGCTTGATGAGTTCTTTGCCGGTTTTGGTCAGATTCGTCGCTTGCCTGGCCGGGGCATTGATGCGGCCGCTGTCGCCGATGCCGACCTGCTATTGGTGCGTTCTGTTACCCAGGTTGATCGTGCGTTGCTGCACGGCTCGAAGATTAAATTTGTCGGCACCTGCACCATTGGCACCGATCATCTGGACCTCGATTACTTCCAGCAAACAGGCATCACCTGGGCCAGTGCGCCGGGCTGTAATGCCCGTGGCGTAGTCGATTATGTGTTGGGCAGCTTGCTGGTGCTGGCCGAGCAACAGGGCGTTGATCTGGCATCGCGCACCTATGGTGTGGTCGGCGCGGGCCAAGTTGGCAGCCGCTTGATCAAGGTGATGCGCGGGCTGGGGTGGCGGGTGTTGGTGTGTGACCCGCCGCGTCAGGCTGCCGAGGGCGGCGATTTTGTCAGCTTGCAACAGGTGCTCGACGAGTGCGATGTGATCAGCCTGCATACACCGCTTGAACGGTTAGGCGAACACGTCACCCATCACCTATTTGACGCTGAGCGGCTGGCCGCGCTTAAACCCGGCAGCTGGCTGATCAATGCCAGCCGTGGCGCGGTGGTGGATAACGCGGCATTGCGCGAACTGTTGCCACGGCGCAATGACCTGCAAGTGGTGCTGGATGTGTGGGAGGGCGAGCCGCAGGTGGATGTTGTACTGGCCGGCTTGTGCCGCATCGCCACGCCGCATATCGCCGGCTACAGCCTGGACGGCAAGCTGCGCGGCACCGCGCAGATCTATCAGGCGCTGTGTCAGCATCTAGGCGTTAGCCCCAGTACTGAGCTGGCGCAGTTGATGCCGGCGCCTTGGCTGAGCGAGATAAGCCTGGATGCTGGTGCGGCGGTGGATTGGGCGCTGGCCAGTATTTGCCGCGCCGTATATGACCCGCGCCGCGACGATGTGGATTTGCGCCGTAGTTTGCAGGGTGATAGCACCCTGCGGCGCGCGGCCTTCGATGGCTTGCGCAAGCACTATCCGATGCGCCGAGAAATTGATGGCCTGGCAGTCGGCATAAAGGGCCATGCGCCGGCGTTGGTTCGCCTGGTGCAAGCGCTGGGTGCGAAGTTGAAGGAGTAG
- a CDS encoding MATE family efflux transporter, with protein sequence MLAQTRLQRSRTELCGLLKLATPIIIAQLANTAMGFVDTVMAGRVSPQDLAAVALGNSIWVPVFLLMTGILLATTPKVAQRFGAGTHEEIGPLVRQALWLALAVGVGAAVILWNAEIVLELMSVDPALIGPAMGYLRAVACGFPAVALYHVLRCYSDGLGHTRPSMVMGLLGLALNIPLNYIFIYGKLGLPAMGGVGCGWATGLVMTFMFLSMLWWVKWAPFYKASAIFSHFEWPQWPVLKRLLSVGLPIGISVFAESSIFAVIALLIGGLGATVVAGHQIALNFSSMVFMIPYSLGMAATVRVGQALGRGEPREARFAAGVSMAAALGYACFSASLMLLLREEIAQIYTPDTAVIAVATTLLVYTALFQFSDAIQVTAAGALRGYQDTRVTMILTLFAYWGIGLPVGYALGLTDLFGTPSGPSGLWQGLVVGLTCAGGMLAVRLASSARKRIRVAKMA encoded by the coding sequence ATGCTTGCCCAAACCCGCCTGCAACGCTCCCGCACTGAACTGTGCGGCCTGCTGAAGCTGGCAACACCGATCATCATCGCCCAGCTGGCCAACACCGCCATGGGCTTCGTCGACACCGTGATGGCCGGCCGAGTCAGCCCGCAGGATCTGGCCGCCGTGGCGCTGGGCAACTCGATCTGGGTGCCGGTATTTTTGCTGATGACCGGCATCCTGCTGGCCACCACACCCAAGGTTGCCCAACGCTTCGGCGCAGGCACACACGAAGAGATCGGCCCACTGGTGCGCCAGGCACTGTGGCTGGCGCTGGCAGTCGGGGTGGGGGCGGCGGTAATACTGTGGAACGCCGAAATCGTTCTGGAATTGATGAGTGTCGATCCAGCCCTGATTGGTCCCGCCATGGGCTACTTGCGCGCCGTAGCCTGTGGCTTTCCAGCGGTCGCGCTGTACCACGTGCTGCGTTGCTACAGCGATGGCCTAGGCCATACTCGCCCAAGCATGGTGATGGGCTTACTCGGCCTGGCGCTGAATATCCCACTCAACTACATCTTCATCTACGGCAAGCTCGGCCTCCCAGCCATGGGCGGCGTGGGCTGCGGTTGGGCCACCGGGCTGGTGATGACGTTTATGTTCCTGAGCATGCTCTGGTGGGTGAAGTGGGCGCCCTTCTATAAGGCGAGCGCCATCTTCAGTCACTTCGAGTGGCCGCAGTGGCCGGTACTCAAACGCCTACTTTCGGTCGGCCTGCCGATTGGCATTTCAGTGTTTGCCGAGTCGAGCATCTTCGCCGTGATTGCCCTGTTGATCGGCGGCCTCGGTGCCACCGTGGTAGCGGGCCACCAGATCGCCCTGAACTTCAGCTCCATGGTGTTTATGATCCCCTACTCCCTGGGCATGGCCGCCACCGTGCGCGTGGGCCAGGCATTAGGTCGCGGCGAACCGCGTGAAGCACGCTTTGCCGCCGGTGTCAGCATGGCCGCCGCGCTGGGTTATGCCTGCTTTTCGGCCAGTTTGATGCTGTTGCTGCGTGAAGAAATTGCGCAGATCTACACCCCAGATACGGCCGTAATCGCGGTGGCAACAACGTTGTTGGTGTATACCGCACTATTCCAATTCTCCGATGCCATTCAAGTCACCGCCGCCGGTGCCTTGCGCGGCTATCAGGACACCCGCGTGACCATGATTCTGACCCTGTTCGCCTATTGGGGTATCGGTCTACCAGTGGGTTACGCACTGGGGCTTACTGATTTGTTCGGCACACCTAGCGGCCCGAGCGGGCTCTGGCAAGGCTTGGTGGTGGGCCTGACCTGCGCCGGCGGCATGCTCGCCGTGCGCCTGGCCAGCAGCGCGCGCAAACGCATTCGAGTCGCTAAGATGGCCTGA
- a CDS encoding DUF3080 family protein → MNARLLLLITALYLCACTPLDDGLARQADYLQRLSNALDVEPATAFDPSELTRYRLPARRERLIEIAELRISLLELLVDVRRCPVLQQQISLRNSSLGKQLTPSSRLAYEGDLLRATDACVEHIRRQDQQELLGTLEQLAQDKRGQLPAVFWNAINASPEVERYLRFADRSLPVNADADHAALNALAQLAAIGSALPKTLPPSTAEIDPLFFALHASDQGGQLINSLASLTHSLNQGSQMLDVRQQRRPLCPTGKPTARARIVQNIFVKYYAGSLQPYLAQVDQRGQVWSASLRTLNSVTQIPPATRQYLQQLSDDKASLWADFQHATARHVRSWQDLLNSCGLAPGQSGWTGNTANADQ, encoded by the coding sequence ATGAACGCCCGCCTGCTGCTCCTGATAACTGCACTTTATCTGTGCGCCTGCACGCCCCTCGATGATGGCCTGGCGCGGCAGGCTGATTACTTGCAGCGCTTGAGTAACGCTCTGGATGTTGAACCGGCAACGGCCTTCGATCCCAGCGAGTTGACCCGTTACCGCCTACCTGCCCGCCGCGAACGCCTGATCGAGATTGCCGAGCTGCGCATCAGCCTGCTTGAGCTGCTGGTCGACGTGCGTCGCTGCCCGGTTTTGCAGCAACAGATCAGCCTGCGCAACAGCAGCCTGGGCAAACAACTGACGCCCAGCAGCCGCCTGGCCTATGAAGGGGATTTGCTGCGGGCCACCGATGCCTGTGTCGAACACATACGCCGCCAGGATCAGCAAGAGTTGCTTGGCACCCTTGAGCAATTGGCGCAGGACAAACGTGGGCAATTGCCCGCAGTATTCTGGAATGCAATAAATGCCAGCCCCGAGGTCGAACGCTACCTGCGCTTTGCCGACCGAAGCCTGCCGGTGAATGCCGACGCTGACCACGCCGCCCTCAACGCCCTGGCGCAGTTGGCCGCCATCGGCAGCGCCCTGCCCAAGACGTTGCCGCCGAGTACCGCAGAGATTGATCCGTTGTTCTTTGCCCTGCACGCCAGCGACCAGGGCGGCCAGCTGATCAACAGCTTGGCCAGCCTCACCCACAGCCTCAATCAAGGCAGCCAGATGCTCGACGTTCGCCAGCAACGTCGCCCCCTCTGCCCCACGGGCAAACCGACTGCGCGCGCACGCATCGTGCAAAACATCTTCGTCAAGTATTACGCCGGCAGTCTGCAGCCATACTTGGCCCAGGTGGATCAACGCGGCCAGGTCTGGAGCGCCAGCCTGCGCACCCTCAACAGCGTGACGCAGATACCGCCAGCGACTCGGCAATATCTGCAGCAGTTGAGTGACGACAAAGCGTCGTTATGGGCGGACTTTCAGCATGCCACCGCGCGCCACGTCCGCAGCTGGCAAGACCTGCTGAACAGCTGCGGCCTAGCCCCCGGTCAGTCGGGATGGACCGGCAACACGGCCAATGCCGACCAATAA
- a CDS encoding gamma-glutamylcyclotransferase family protein, with protein MNWYFAYGSNMNPARMQARGLAVLEALPGHLPGYSLCFNKRAADRAPGRAYANIRHEREGRVEGVLYRLPDAGEIAKLDHFEGTPIYYSRECLPIVTAHGVQPAWVYIANPAFRQEGLLPSADYLAHLLAGRELLSEAYWSALAVLPVHPD; from the coding sequence ATGAACTGGTACTTCGCCTACGGCTCGAATATGAACCCGGCGCGCATGCAGGCCCGTGGCCTGGCGGTGCTGGAAGCGCTGCCTGGGCATCTGCCGGGTTACAGCCTGTGCTTTAACAAACGCGCGGCAGACCGTGCGCCCGGACGGGCTTACGCCAATATTCGGCATGAGCGTGAGGGGCGAGTGGAGGGCGTTTTGTATCGTCTGCCAGACGCTGGCGAGATCGCCAAGCTGGATCACTTCGAAGGCACGCCCATCTATTACAGCCGCGAGTGCCTGCCGATTGTCACGGCCCATGGCGTGCAGCCGGCTTGGGTGTATATCGCCAACCCGGCTTTTCGCCAAGAAGGGCTATTACCCAGTGCCGATTACCTGGCGCACCTGTTGGCCGGGCGCGAGTTGTTGTCTGAGGCTTATTGGTCGGCATTGGCCGTGTTGCCGGTCCATCCCGACTGA
- the tusA gene encoding sulfurtransferase TusA, producing the protein MSLQTTAIPDDTLDATGLNCPEPVMMLHNKVRDLQAGGLLKVIATDPSTRRDIPKFCVFLGHELVEQAEDGATYLYLIRKKLD; encoded by the coding sequence ATGTCTTTGCAAACCACCGCCATTCCTGATGACACCCTCGACGCCACCGGGCTGAACTGCCCGGAGCCGGTGATGATGCTGCATAACAAGGTGCGCGACCTGCAGGCTGGCGGCCTGCTTAAGGTGATTGCCACCGACCCCTCGACCCGTCGCGACATCCCCAAGTTCTGCGTGTTTCTCGGTCATGAGCTGGTAGAGCAGGCCGAAGACGGCGCGACCTATCTGTACCTGATCCGCAAGAAGCTTGATTAA
- a CDS encoding alpha/beta hydrolase family protein — translation MRLALLLTALLLSGCAARDQLPDFNPSAQQDLPATYFDAVIYGRDGTRLSATVFQPALKAGEQAPVIVHTHGWGGWRITRPNGFYGTQMMSGRAAVKAWQAGYWVVSYDQRGWGGSEGDIEMMNPDYEVQDALAVIDWAVANLPRLSMDGANDPKVGMLGESYGGAVQLLASATDSRIDAIVPIATWYDLSEALAPDSHMKVGWTGVLLSLGLSTGYDLGKFVQAPYLKSGDGHMRDSVRAELKAHSLTSYCARGQRPQADALLIQGMRDTLFPLNQGLAIRDCLQQGERDVRLLGMQGGHILPPPMQRWSGLPPFNNETVLHCDGRAINLYQSIISWYEDKLRGRKGVAASIPDFCVSLDLDRGVALHALPASQKIALPTTVIRPFSSGLLQPARFIPLQQVQASSALVGVPRVHLDNAEQLPTLFAALVVKRANGRSEVLSEQVTPLKGQASTELAAVSAQLQPGDVLGLRISGFSGQYLFNSSWQLSSSTLQGSVEWPQLLPLEPQLARH, via the coding sequence ATGCGCCTTGCTCTGTTACTCACCGCCCTGCTGCTCAGCGGTTGTGCCGCCCGTGATCAACTGCCGGACTTCAACCCCAGCGCGCAGCAGGATCTGCCGGCCACCTATTTTGACGCCGTGATCTATGGACGCGATGGCACCCGGCTGTCGGCCACGGTGTTTCAGCCCGCGCTAAAGGCAGGCGAGCAAGCGCCTGTAATCGTGCACACCCACGGTTGGGGTGGCTGGCGTATAACCAGACCGAATGGCTTTTACGGCACGCAGATGATGTCCGGCCGCGCCGCAGTCAAAGCCTGGCAAGCCGGTTACTGGGTGGTCAGCTATGACCAGCGCGGCTGGGGCGGCAGCGAGGGTGACATCGAAATGATGAACCCCGATTACGAGGTGCAGGATGCCCTGGCCGTGATCGACTGGGCCGTCGCCAATCTTCCGCGACTGAGCATGGACGGGGCGAACGATCCAAAAGTCGGCATGCTCGGCGAAAGCTATGGCGGCGCGGTGCAGCTATTGGCCTCCGCGACGGATTCGCGCATCGACGCCATTGTGCCCATCGCCACCTGGTATGACCTTAGCGAAGCCTTGGCTCCGGACAGCCACATGAAAGTCGGCTGGACCGGCGTACTGCTCAGTCTCGGCCTGTCCACCGGTTATGACTTGGGCAAGTTCGTGCAAGCGCCCTACCTTAAAAGCGGCGACGGGCACATGCGCGACAGCGTGCGCGCCGAACTCAAGGCCCACAGCCTGACCAGCTACTGCGCGCGCGGCCAGCGCCCGCAAGCCGATGCGCTGCTGATTCAAGGCATGCGCGACACCTTGTTCCCGCTCAACCAGGGCCTGGCGATTCGCGACTGTCTGCAACAAGGCGAGCGTGACGTGCGCTTGCTTGGCATGCAGGGCGGGCATATCCTGCCACCCCCCATGCAGCGTTGGAGCGGCCTGCCGCCGTTCAATAATGAAACGGTGCTGCATTGCGATGGCCGGGCAATCAACCTCTACCAGAGCATCATCAGCTGGTACGAAGACAAGCTGCGCGGCCGCAAGGGCGTGGCCGCGAGCATTCCCGATTTCTGTGTCAGTCTTGACCTGGATCGCGGGGTGGCCTTGCACGCGCTGCCAGCCAGTCAAAAAATCGCACTGCCTACCACCGTTATCCGGCCGTTTAGCAGTGGGCTGCTGCAACCGGCGCGCTTTATCCCACTGCAACAGGTACAGGCAAGTAGCGCCTTGGTCGGCGTACCGCGCGTGCACCTGGATAACGCTGAGCAACTGCCGACGCTATTTGCCGCTCTAGTCGTCAAACGGGCCAATGGCCGCAGTGAAGTGCTAAGCGAGCAGGTTACCCCGCTCAAAGGCCAAGCCAGTACTGAGCTGGCTGCCGTCAGTGCGCAGTTGCAGCCGGGGGACGTGCTAGGCCTGCGCATTAGTGGATTCAGTGGCCAGTACCTGTTCAACAGTTCCTGGCAGCTTTCCAGCAGCACGCTGCAAGGAAGTGTTGAATGGCCGCAGTTGCTGCCGTTAGAGCCGCAACTGGCCAGGCATTGA
- the rlmM gene encoding 23S rRNA (cytidine(2498)-2'-O)-methyltransferase RlmM, with translation MNTLLLHCRPGFENEVCAEIAEHAARLDVAGYAKAKPNTACAEFICTEDDGAERLMRGARFNQLIFPRQWARGMFIDLPELDRISVLLAHLAGSPVFGSLWLEVLDTNDGKELSNFCKKFEAPLRNALTKAGKLVEDAHKPRLLLTFKSGREVFVGMAEVNNSAQWAMGIPRLKFPREAPSRSTLKLEEAWHTFIPREQWDERLSGDMTGVDLGAAPGGWTYQLVKRGMLVTAIDNGPMAESLMDTGLVQHLMVDGFTWKPKQPVDWMVCDIVEKPARSAALLETWIGEGHCREAVVNLKLPMKQRYAEVRRLLQRLEDGFAERKIKVSIACKQLYHDREEVTCHLRRLSK, from the coding sequence ATGAATACCTTGCTGTTGCACTGCCGTCCAGGTTTTGAAAATGAGGTGTGTGCGGAAATTGCCGAACACGCTGCGCGCCTGGACGTTGCCGGTTATGCCAAAGCCAAGCCGAACACCGCCTGCGCCGAATTTATCTGCACTGAAGACGATGGCGCCGAGCGTTTGATGCGGGGCGCGCGCTTCAATCAGTTGATTTTCCCGCGCCAGTGGGCGCGCGGGATGTTTATCGACCTGCCGGAGCTGGACCGCATCAGCGTGCTGCTGGCTCATTTGGCAGGTTCGCCAGTATTCGGCAGCTTATGGCTAGAGGTGCTGGACACCAACGACGGCAAGGAATTGTCGAACTTCTGCAAAAAGTTCGAGGCGCCGCTGCGCAATGCCCTGACCAAGGCCGGCAAGCTGGTTGAGGATGCGCACAAACCGCGCTTGCTGCTGACGTTTAAAAGTGGCCGTGAGGTGTTTGTCGGCATGGCTGAGGTGAATAATTCGGCGCAGTGGGCCATGGGTATTCCGCGCCTGAAGTTTCCCCGTGAGGCGCCAAGTCGTTCGACCCTCAAACTAGAGGAGGCCTGGCATACCTTTATCCCTCGTGAGCAATGGGATGAGCGTTTATCTGGCGACATGACCGGAGTCGATCTCGGCGCCGCCCCCGGCGGTTGGACCTATCAGCTGGTCAAGCGCGGCATGCTGGTCACCGCCATCGACAACGGGCCGATGGCCGAAAGCCTGATGGACACCGGGCTGGTGCAACACCTGATGGTGGACGGCTTCACCTGGAAGCCTAAGCAACCGGTGGACTGGATGGTCTGCGACATTGTCGAGAAACCCGCCCGTAGCGCCGCCTTGCTGGAAACCTGGATCGGCGAAGGCCATTGCCGTGAGGCGGTGGTCAACCTCAAGCTGCCCATGAAACAACGCTACGCCGAAGTGCGCCGGCTGTTGCAACGCCTTGAAGACGGCTTTGCCGAGCGCAAGATCAAGGTCTCAATTGCCTGCAAGCAGCTTTATCACGACCGTGAGGAAGTCACCTGCCACCTACGCCGCTTAAGCAAATAG